A genomic region of Zea mays cultivar B73 chromosome 6, Zm-B73-REFERENCE-NAM-5.0, whole genome shotgun sequence contains the following coding sequences:
- the LOC100283017 gene encoding Protein RALF-like 33 precursor — MGRLGTATTLVALAACLLYCSASSATLAYAGAAPTDLGALRPTCDGTLGQCAVGSDEEQEVGGSDAFLRRALAQRQPTNRYISYAALRADQVPCNQRGRSYYSNCASQKPANPYRRGCSAITRCARNTN; from the coding sequence ATGGGTCGCCTCGGCACCGCGACGACGCTGGTGGCCCTCGCGGCCTGCCTCCTCTACTGCTCTGCTTCGTCGGCGACGCTGGCCTACGCCGGCGCTGCGCCGACGGACCTTGGGGCGCTGCGGCCGACGTGCGACGGGACGCTTGGGCAGTGCGCGGTGGGGAGCGACGAGGAGCAGGAGGTGGGCGGCAGCGACGCGTTCCTGCGGCGGGCGCTGGCGCAGCGGCAGCCCACCAACCGGTACATCAGCTACGCGGCGCTGCGCGCGGATCAGGTGCCGTGCAACCAGCGCGGCCGCTCTTACTACAGCAACTGCGCGTCGCAGAAGCCCGCCAACCCCTACCGCCGCGGATGCTCCGCCATCACCCGATGCGCACGCAACACCAACTGA
- the LOC109939284 gene encoding phospho-2-dehydro-3-deoxyheptonate aldolase 2, chloroplastic-like, whose product MNPSELVKLIEILNPSNKPGRITIITRMGAESMRVKLPHLIRAVRNAGLIVTWITDPIHGNTIKAPCGLKTRPFDSILAIKMTNLQVCQHEQFILASPHPPLPCRRADSKSRGSDPEGDYDFCKCEAQDLIQGRWL is encoded by the exons ATGAACCCCAGTGAGTTGGTGAAGCTGATTGAGATTCTGAACCCTTCAAACAAACCTGGAAGGATCACCATAATTACAAGGATGGGGGCAGAGAGCATGAGGGTGAAGTTGCCTCATCTCATCCGTGCTGTTCGCAATGCTGGACTAATTGTCACATGGATTACTGATCCTATACATGGAAACACCATCAAGGCCCCTTGTGGCCTGAAGACTCGTCCATTTGACTCCATTCTG GCAATAAAGATGACAAATCTGCAGGTTTGCCAACATGAGCAGTTTATACTTGCTTCCCCGCACCCTCCACTTCCTTGTCGTCGTGCTGATTCCAAATCAAGGGGTAGTGATCCGGAAGGAGACTATGATTTTTGTAAGTGCGAGGCTCAAGATCTTATTCAAGGAAGGTGGCTATGA